The following proteins are co-located in the Urocitellus parryii isolate mUroPar1 chromosome 15, mUroPar1.hap1, whole genome shotgun sequence genome:
- the Znf304 gene encoding zinc finger protein 304: protein MDAAQGCVTFEDVFVYFSWEEWELLEEAQKFLYRDVMLENFALVAALGCWCDADNEKALFEQSISVERQLEIRHPESDLFIQKAYPCFMGVPLLKDILHLDEHQGSCPVEKLHMCGPCERGFLFSEKLYQHQKLQSIENPFRGDDGRTSFMKTCTLYTPGTLFSCREEGINLPDSFGFFQHQPKHSGLCPYKRTEYMKPLSQSSSIRKHQGDHDQQMVHNWRDNQKTFLDTFTFFDKQITHTEGRPLRCLPYGDVFKDKSILFNRRKTYSGETSFVCKECGKAFVHLSHLKMHQKFHTEKQHYTCSECGKTFSRKDTLVQHQRVHTGERPFQCSECGKAFSRKDTLVQHQRFHTGERPYECSECGKFFSQSSHLIEHWRIHTGARPYECTECGKFFGHKSSLIKHQRVHTGAKSYVCSKCGKAFSCKDTLIQHQIIHTGARPYECSQCGKAFSRKDTLVKHQKIHTGERPYECGECGKFFRHSSNLIVHQRVHTGAKPYECSECGKCFSHNSSLILHQRVHTGARPYVCNECGKAYISSSHLVQHKKVHTGARPYECSECGKFFSRNSSLILHQRVHTGEKPYVCSECGKAYSRSSHLVRHQKVHIGERPCVQQFW, encoded by the exons ATGGACGCGGCGCAG GGCTGTGTGACCTTCGAGGATGTATTTGTATACTTCTCCTGGGAGGAGTGGGAACTCCTTGAAGAGGCTCAGAAATTCCTGTATCGTGATGTGATGTTGGAGAATTTTGCACTGGTGGCCGCACTTG GTTGTTGGTGTGATGCAGATAATGAGAAGGCACTTTTTGAGCAGAGCATTTCAGTAGAAAGACAGTTGGAGATAAGACATCCTGAGTCAGATCTCTTCATCCAGAAAGCCTACCCATGTTTTATGGGTGTCCCACTCTTGAAAGACATTTTGCACCTGGATGAACACCAGGGATCATGCCCTGTGGAAAAACTGCACATGTGTGGGCCATGTGAGAGAGGATTCTTGTTTAgtgaaaaattataccagcaccAGAAGCTACAGTCTATAGAGAATCCCTTCCGAGGGGATGATGGAAGGACATCATTTATGAAGACCTGTACACTCTACACACCAGGGACACTCTTTTCATGCAGGGAAGAAGGGATAAACTTGCCAGATAGCTTTGGCTTCTTTCAGCACCAGCCCAAGCACAGTGGATTGTGTCCATACAAAAGGACTGAATACATGAAGCCTCTCTCACAGAGTTCCAGTATCAGGAAACACCAAGGAGACCATGATCAACAGATGGTTCACAATTGGAGAGACAATCAAAAAACCTTCCTGGACACCTTCACTTTTTTTGACAAACAGATAACTCATACTGAGGGGAGACCCTTGAGATGCCTACCATATGGAGATGTATTCAAGGACAAGTCAATTCTTTTTAATCGCAGAAAAACTTACAGTGGAGAAACATCTTTTGTGTGTAAagagtgtggaaaagcctttgttcACTTGTCCCACCTAAAAATGCACCAGAAATTTCACACTGAAAAACAGCATTACACATGCAGTGAATGTGGGAAAACCTTTAGCCGCAAAGACACACTTGTTCAGCACCAGAGAGTCCACACTGGAGAAAGACCTTTTCAGTGcagtgaatgtgggaaagctttcAGTCGTAAAGACACACTTGTTCAGCACCAGAGATTTCATACTGGAGAAAGGCCTTACGAGTGCAGTGAATGTGGGAAATTCTTTAGTCAAAGCTCTCACCTTATTGAGCACTGGAGAATTCATACTGGGGCAAGGCCATATGAATGCACTGAATGTGGGAAATTCTTTGGCCATAAATCCAGCCTCATTAAACATCAGAGAGTTCACACAGGAGCAAAGTCTTATGTGTGCAGCaaatgtggcaaagccttcagcTGCAAAGATACACTTATTCAGCACCAGATAATTCACACTGGAGCAAGACCTTATGAGTGTAgtcagtgtgggaaagccttcagccGTAAAGACACACTTGTGAAGCATCAGAAAATCCACACTGGAGAAAGACCTTATGAGTGTGGAGAATGTGGGAAATTCTTTAGACATAGCTCCAATCTCATTGTACACCAGAGAGTTCACACTGGAGCAAAGCCTTATGAGTGCAGTGAATGTGGAAAATGCTTTagccacaattccagcctcaTTCTACATCAGCGAGTTCATACTGGAGCAAGGCCTTATGTGTGTAATGAATGTGGGAAGGCCTACATTAGTAGCTCTCACCTTGTTCAACACAAGAAAGTTCACACTGGAGCAAGACCTTATGAATGTAGTGAATGTGGGAAATTTTTTAGCCGTAACTCTAGCCTCATTCTCCACCAAAgagttcacactggagaaaagccttaTGTCTGCAGTGAATGTGGGAAAGCGTATAGCAGAAGCTCCCATCTTGTGAGACACCAGAAAGTTCACATTGGGGAAAGGCCCTGTGTGCAACAGTTTTGGTGA